Sequence from the Parus major isolate Abel chromosome 1, Parus_major1.1, whole genome shotgun sequence genome:
tacaatatttacaagaaacaaaacagaaatccaCACCTGTACGTGGAAAAGCTTCACCGGCATTCATGGTGCTCCTTGATAATAGAACTGAAGGCATTCTGGTGTAAACTGGTCTtcactcttttttccctttgtcttctGTTGCAAAACCAAACTCTCACGACTTCTTTCTCAAGATTGAGCCCCTCAGCCATCCTCATAATTTCCTGAGAAGAGGGCTTGCTTTGTTCTCCAAAGTGCCTCTCTAGGGCTTCTTTTGCAGCAATGCTGGATACAGGGGTAAAATTTCAcctttaaaaactttttaacattaaaacattCAGGCTTTCACCACTAGTTCTACAGAAAGATCAAGTAACAGCACTGAAGGCAGTGACTTGGTTTGTTTCATCTTTCTCTATGTAAAGGAAACCGAAACCACTAAAAAGACTCTGTTAGTTCTCTGTTGACAAGAGCAGTGTGACATCATACAGAATTTCAGCATGGGGTgattaaaaggcaaaaatggCATCAAGTTCAATGCAATTTTGGtgttaattataaaatatttgtgtgcttCTTGGCATTATCTAGGAGATACAGCTACTAACTAGCTGTAAGTGGGGTGACAGGGTTTGGAACAAGCCTGACCACCCATCTGCCCCAGCAAATGCACATCAGTAGTGTTACCTGGTTGTATCAAATTATTTGGGTTTGCAGAGAGGAAGAGCTCCATCACTTAGATTTGGGAAACACTGTGTGTTTTGCATCTCACAAATTATAGAGACAGCACTAGAGCATTCCTAGAAATCACAGAGATTATGGCCAGCTATTTTAGCTATCATCACATTTTCCAAATGTCTGCCCTCATCTGTTCCTCAGTGTCAGCAGCTGACCAAAGTCGAGTGGTTCActaaacagaataatttaatactgttatttttctccttattttctgaTAGAATTTGCTTCCAATTTCTGTTACATATTCTACAAAAAACATTGTGACAAGCTTGTACCACCGGGAGGCATCCAGAGGTTTCAGCAGTAGCTGTAATTTCTTTGGACACGAGAGGGCACTTCATGCATTATTCTGGAAGTGAGGTGCAGGTATTTGCTACAGAAATACAGTATCTGCTTGAGGTCTAGTTGTTTCATCTCTTGATCTTTCATTTACAGGTCAGTTTTTGCAATATTTGCTAATGTTTAACAAAACTGGCTAATTAATAGCATGGTGTTCTGCACATACAGAAGTATAGAAACATTATTACTTTTGACTCACAACTTCTTAGGTTTTGAGCAATGTATGAAGTCTAATACTTTCCACAAATTCAAATTTAGAGGCTTTTGCTGTGGTCTAACTTAATTTTGTTCATGGGACGTTTCTTATACCATTAGTTTGTCTTCAAATATTCATTAAGAGTGGCTGAGAGAAAGGCTACAGAGTTCAGATAAAGCCCATCTCCCTGATTAGTTCCGGGTCTTTAAACTGAGGTGCTGTTCAAAGGggtaattaatattttcttactaCACAGGATTTTGTCCTcaattttttctcctcaattATCCATGCTCTTGACAACCTGTCCTGTTTGTTAATCCCACTGCAGCGGGCTTAGATGTAAAAATGCTTTATATAAGGAGTGGTTTTATCAGTCAGTGTTAAAAAGCAAAGCCCACAATGTTGGAGGAACAAATTCTAGTGGGCTCCTCCAGCTCAGAGatgctctgagctctcctgcaggCCATGCTCTATGAAATGGGGAAGGTCTTGGCACCACCACTTGAGTCCTCACTGGCCTCTAGagaagctgggaggagaaatTGGCCCCTCAAGAGTAAAGCTTCATCTCCTGTGAGGTGCTGACATGAGCTATGAAGCATTTTCCGTCCCAAATTCACTCCTAATTGAGAAGCATCCCTTCAGAGGAACCTTTATTTAGAATCTGGGATAtccaaaggagaaggaaatactCCACACTCTCATTTAGcctttttgataattttttttcatagtatATTTTGCCAGCCTACTCAATTTCCACATGGAGCTGACACTTGAGAAGTGGTCACTTGAGATGACCACCAGAGTTataagaaacaagaaaaggaagtttccagaaaaattctgttttctccctttaaTTTATTAAAGTGTTTCTTTGGAACCTCAAAGAATTTagtgacagggacacagcaggacatACAAAAGCTTTCTCTCAAACTTCCTAGACCTCAGTTCTCTGGCAAATTTATATGGGTTTTTTATTGTATCCAAATctatatgtttatttattacATCAAAATTATGCAATTTATTTCGGAATAATGTAGAATCtcccaaaattaaaatgaaggtGCTCTGATACCCTACTCACTATATAGATGGAATAAATTTTGACTgaattagaataaaatatattttcatgtgAAAGTGTGTGGTTGAAGAAATTGGGAAGAAATAGTATCTTTGGAATGAATTTGGGGTCTGGAGGGTTATGTTGGTTTTTTCACTACAATGTTTCTAACTATTGAAACTTTTAGAAGCACAAGATGTAGATATTCATTGAGAGAATTTAGCACTTTGACAGAAGTAAAAGAAGCATCTTAGCCAAAATAGTTTCTAACCTGTAATGACCTAAATATTCATTACCTTATGGTGGTTCTGCGCTTCCTCTTGCGTTCATTCACTCCAACTTTTTCATTGTACaaagctgtattaaaaaaacaagaagaagCCAATCAACAAAAGCTGGCAGTTACATTCCACAGGgactggaaaacaagaaaaatcatttcCAGAAAAACAGTCACTGCCtttggaggaagaagaaggcaCAAGAGAAAAGTGCTGCTGAATAAGAGGAGCATCACACACAGGATCTTTCCATTGTTGGGATGGTTGGTCATTGTTTTACCTCCAAGTGTAAATGGTTATAGGCAGAAATTGTTAGAAGCAAAAGTTTCACTTTGCTTGTGAAAAATCCCTGTACACTGCTAAATGGAACTGGTTTGCTGGGAGggtactagaaaaaaaaaaaatctttcagcagTCCAAGAGATGTTTCTGCTATTCTGTACATTCCATGCATTTCAATTTTCCCCTCCATGCTCATCCAAAAAAAAGATAACTATACTTTAATACAGGCAGACCTCTGCATTTAAagccagcaaaacaaaatctttaGTTTGCAGAAGACATATAAATAGccctaaaatatttatatgggATTCTGCTTGAAGTGCAAAACAATACTTAGAGGACTTCAGTTCTCTACCTCCCACTTGTTCAGCTTCCTCCAGCCACTTGGACAGGATGGATTTCAGTTTGCAGGCGTTCTTGAAGCTCAGCTGCAAGTTCTCAAACCGGCAAATCGTCGTCTGGCTGAACTCAGAGCCATGCACAGCAGCCAGCGCTTCTCCAACGTTGGTTTGTGTATAACCTGccaaaaaacaaagaggaaaaagcagctttgaagGAGGGTTACTCTCCTTGAGATGCTCAGCCCTTCTCTACTGGCTGTCATGGacagtgtgtgctgcagcacCTTTGGGATGAGCTTCCTGAGAGGTCTCTGTGgccagctgagctcagctcagagccctgctcACTCTCCTGGTGGTTTCTGTGGAGTGTGACACTGATTTAGTGGAGTTTCACACTCCAGGATTAGGGATTTGAGAAGGATCCAGACACCCCATGTCTTTCTGTAGATGGTGAAAGAGCAATCAATTAGTCCCTAGAGGTGCTGCTGGTCTCCTGTTATTTGTTGCAACAGCTAATGTGAAGTCATCAGAGAAATGCTGTAGTTTCCATGCAGTCTCTGACTTTGCATCAAGAGCTCCCTGTTCATTTCTCTGAAGGTGGATCTGCTGTGGCTGGGGGACTGGATCATCAtcctccttttctgctttggtgTCAGGACAAGGTGGGATCTCTTTAATCACTCAGTGTCCCATGAGGCACCTTTTAACTTCCTTTTTGACTGCACTAACCCTGTGTCTCTCAGGCCCACAACTCTGTTTTGTCTTGTAAAGCTCAaactcagattattttttctgtacatATTGAATTTCTCCCATTCTACAGGCTCCATGTCATTTGATTGCACTAAAGGAAATTTTGGTCCCTCCAAAATTCAGGATGAAGATGCAGTGATTAACTATGTGTGGCCTAGCAAATGCTTTCCATCACTGTGGCTGACATCAGATACAGTATATACAGGAAAATTGGCCagtttgcaaatattttttaaaccctaatttcttttatttcagttcagaCTGCAAATGGAACATACTGGCTTTCTAGCCATTGAGATAGTGCACACATACACCAAATAACCTTACAGTTTTTTtagatttataaaataaaaggattcCCTGTAATTCTGATGCAATGCTTTAAGTGATAATGCCAAGAATGACAGGCCCCAGCCCACCTTTGTCCTCAGCAGTTATCTCACAGAAACAAAGCTATCAATTGCTTCCCAACTGTGTTGCggcacaaaaaaataaatcaggaagaGAAGCTTCCTACTGGTGTGAAGGATTTCCCATGGAAGTCCCTCAGTGTATACTGAAATGATCACACCATCAGGTGAAACACTCCATGGGAAAGAGGATGGGTATGAGAAGTTAGAGCACATCCTGCCCTAAATTGCAGATAATTTGGAGCTGTGCAAAATATTGCACCTGACACTGAACGTGAATTATTGAACAGCAAAAACTTTCTCTGAATTTAACACAAATAATTTAAGGGCAGGAAAGGTTAAAGTCCCTTTCTGCAAACTAAAAGCTGAAGTTCAATAATTCCATTTAAGCCTTCTAGGAATGGAGAAAGTTTTGCAGGGCAAGGCAGGATTAAGAGTTATGATCAGACAGCGGCCGAGGCCAGACCATATAACACTCAGAAATAATTGGGCTTTCACTGGAATCTTTCAGCCTTCTGTCCATGGACGTAAAGCACGTACCCAGCTTGATTCTCCGCAGCTTAAACTCGTTGGCGAATTTCTCCAGCTCCCTGATTTCGGGGGAGTCCATGTCCACAGGCTCCTCCACAGACTTGCTTTTCCTGCGGAACTCCTGCTTGAAGTCGGTGGCGGAGGGGTCGTCcgtgagcaggggctggggcacGGGCGCGAAGCCGTGGCCCAGGGCACAGGGGCTGGCACTCAGAGCGTGCTCGGGGAACTTGTACAGGCAGGGGGTCAGACCACCTGGGCAAGGCCAAAGAGAGAGCTCATTGCAGCCATGCTCTGCTGCCACGCACACAAACCTCCCCTCGCCACCTCAGAATCTGTGTCTGTAATAGTAATTATACAACAGGCATCCAGGGGTTAGGATTTCCCAGGATATATCTTCTCTTTCTTGTCCCAGCCCCTTTCACCAGCCACAGCCATCCTATTACTGAGTAAACTATGAGGCACTTAAAGAGGAGGCAAATGGCGTAAACTTGCACAAATGAAAATCCATGCTCTAAGTTGGAATTAAGTGGCACAACTAGATGCATCTGTGTCATTTTGAGTCACTTAAAATTTGCCAGCCTCTGTTTTCTGGTACAAAGAATATTTCCATCTAGATGCCGTTTGATGCTCCAACAAGATACTATCTTGGCTTAACTGCAGCGTAAAATTTCTTTGAGGAAAGTACACAGGTAAgagctcaaaggaaaaaaaccaggaaacCAGAACTCATTTAGAATGAtccttcaaaaaagaaattgctcAAGGACAAAACAGAACTAACTTTCTCTACCTTTTGTTCAGAAATGTCAGACTTAACAAGGTGATTCAGTTATGAGTGAAGGCAGGTTTTCCCCTAGATATTGTACATAGAGCTGAAAAGTCTCTGACCTGAGGGAGGCATGGGGGGAATTACTGGAGAAATATTAACACTCCTCAGTGTATCTGGAGCAGCCAGTAAATTCCAGGTTCTCAGGTCATCCTTCCCAATTTTCTAAACTACACAAAACTGCATAGAGGAACTCAGAACTTCATTAAcctccctctgcttcctccatTTATTAGGGTTAGTTTTTTCTTCACCACCCCAGTTACTCCCATCAGTGTTGGAGGTTCTAACcccatgaaattattttatacactTCACACAGGAtaaccaccaaaaaaaagttctcaaaaaatactttagaaGAGGGGGACTTGCTTTGCAAGGTGCTGACACCATTTACCACGTTGGGGTGGGGCATGCTGCACGTCTGTAAGATGCGAGTCTGGGAGAGACTTGCTGAGAGCATCTCTGGAGTTGCAGGCTTGATGcctaagaaaataaagaaaagaagatgaaaataagaaaataaaggagaagaataaaaatgtgtttattttgtaattaaagaaaattattttttaagcaatgtAATTTATTGTTGCTTATTAACTTTCCCCAGGGACCTGGACAATGCCAGGAATGCTTgcaaaagacacagaaatgcacAATGAAATAGGAGCATTTGGAAATTTACACACCATGAAGGAAGTTTATACTCTGTCCCTATGCAGATATATTAGTCTATGCTGATTTACTCTAGTATTTCCTTAATTCTTACTATTATTAATTCTGAGTTAGATTTTGGATTATTTCCAAGTCCCAGTTATTTCCTGGGAGTTAAGTTAATTTGGTTCATGTCATTATCTCATTGATTGCTACTTAaacttgcacagaaaaaaagtgcCTCAGTCTTACTGAGCTTGGGACAGGGAAGAATGAGCAGGATGCATTCAGGAGTGTAAAGATCCATGATCACATGGCTGATCTGCCTACTGAATTTAGCTCTTTAGCCCTTCATTATgccataattttattttatagcttcAGCCAGGGCTGATCGTACTGCTCTGGTGCTGGTTGTACACAGGTGCATTGGGTATGTCACTTCTGGTCCCTCAAAAAGTGATAATTACCAGGAGAAGTGGCCAAATGGGGGTAAAAAGAGCAGGACTTTCCCAGCCTTGTAGGGAGACATAAAATACAGAGTGATTCCACAAGAGATGCAGAGGTTTGGGAAACTCTGGGCACTGGCCCCCAGTTTCCCTAAGCCTTTCTCTAACACCTTCAACCCAAATCCCATCTTCTTTAAAGGGCTGTCTTGGATCGGTCCCTCTAAAGGAAAGCTGGCTAAAATCCAGGTGCTGAGAGCTCACCCAGCTGAGGGTTAACCTCTTACCTGCCATCACCCCATAGGTGGAAGGCTGATTCCCATAGTGGCAGGAGGGCACGGAGTAGTGAAGGCCTGGCCAAGGGCGTCCCGGTGTCACCGCGGCAAAGCCAACGCGCGAGCACGCACGAGTCgggagcaaagagaaaacagatggCACTTGTAAGAGCTCAAGATTCAAGACACAGCCTTTAAGCTCGAGGCAGGCAGTGCCTTCAGCACAGCTGTAGCTTCTTCTGTGGGCATTTAACACAGGATCACAGCCACCAAGTTAACAGGGGCATGTCAGGGAGAGCTGGCACCAGAAATAGCGGGACATCCTCTGAGGCAGGATAGGAATTATCATGCTGCATCTTGATGAGTTAATTTATTATAATCTGTGGGCATGAGCCAGTTCCCACAAACTGCTGAGCAGGGGAAGCTTGGTGCTCCTAAGGAGGAGACCTGTTCCTCTCCTCACACAACTTCCACACGCTGATTCATTCAATCTCACACAAAAACTGGTTCTGTGCTCTCAGGAATTTGCCTCCACTGTCGAGCAAATCCTGCAGTCAATGAAGGCCTTCCAAAGGCAGCAGTTTGGGACTTTTGCTTTGATGTGTCCAAAAAAATCATGATTTCTTGAGTAccaagcaacaaaaaaagcatttctgagtgCTTTGGCAAGGTGGTAGAGAAACAAGGTGGTAAATTCTGGATTATTCTAAAAAGTCAGGgctaaataaacattttccatCACCAGCACCAACAAATACACTGTTAATTTATCTCTGGTGTTTTCACAGTGGTATTTCAGGTCTGTGCTCAGTAATAGCCAGTGCCTGAAGAATGAGACCATTTTTTGCTGAATGCAATATAGAAATATGTCTGTTTCTCATGtataaataggaataaaaatgcatgtattGCCCCCtctaaaaactgaaataaaacagaatattaaaaactaaTGTTCATGAGCATCCAAATATgtaaaaccacattttaaagAACACATTCCTGTTGTTCAAAGCAGTCTATTTAGTTAAGGATTGGAATCTGTGGGTTTTACTACTGTAATCATAACAGTAAAGTGTCCTGTTTAAATATACTTGTACAGATATAAAATCTACTGAGACAAACATGCTTATACTAATGTAGATgcagtgaaaataaagattGTGTTAAAAACTGTAATGCATGTAGAACAATTTAACTTTTCTGTTAAGATCTGAGTCTTTACTGGTTGCATTTTTCCACTATTTCATAATCCACATAGTATAACTTTTATGcatgtgtgctggttttgcattaattgatatTTGGTGAGGAGGAAAGAGGCCACCCACAGAAATGGTTTTTCTGATTTCATGCCACAgcatgaaaatacaatttttgaCTTGCtaataatgatttaaaattaaatagtgaGGATAATGctatataaatgaaataatagaGGTTAAAGTGTTGAggacactgcagagcagcagctgaatgaCATGACTTAGTATTTGAACAGAAGTATTTTCACCTTTCTTGTGATAAAGAATTGTTAcatccatttttaaaacttttgacatttaaattaaGTTGTTATTCAAAATCCTTCCAGCATTACATGGTACACAAATTCTCCTCACATGTGCTCAGCAGAGTGGCACTTTTTATGTGTACAGTTCCTTAACCTACGTATGAAATTTGTAAATCTTGACTCATTACAGTTACCACCCTCCgtctctgctttcccagggtCGCTTTTTCACAGGATCATCTTCTGGATGTGACCCTGCAATCAGAATTTCCACTGACTGCAGTGGCATTTATCCTTGGGTGGCAGATAGCAAACACCAAAACCTAAACCTGCAGCAGGCGAGCAGATGTTCATCGTGTGCTTTCCATCACAAGTCAGATGAATCGAGAAAATACTGCTGTGATACAGATACATAAATATGACCTcatacaaaatttaaattctctCATTCCCTGCCACTATTGCTAACCCACAGCTCAATTAGGGTATTTTGAGCTTCTTGCTTAGTGTATAAGATGATCCTGTTTTCTGTTACCGATAATCAGTTTTCATTACTTGcgtgctttttcttttcattaaaatgctttattacCAGctcatttttaggaaaaatctGGTTTCTTGTTAAGACTCCAAATAAAATTCTAATGTTAATgcaatttcaaataaatcaactatttatttttctgttcctgaaggTATTCTATCAACAATTCCTGTATTCCAGAATCCTACCTCTGCAGAATTAACCCCGCAAGAAAACTCTCTTTGGCTCAGATATTCAGTGATAAAATAGTCCTAGTATTTAAATGCACCTAATTGTATTACATACACATGCAAGATTCAAAAATATTGATAAGGTTTCTACTACCCATTTTGAACATCCCACTTAAACCTTAGGCTTGGTTCAGTTTGCAGTATGCCTTGCaaagcaatgttttttcttctttaaaacaaGTGATATTTACACCTGAGGTCTTTTAAACATATTTCCTATTTAAGgtaatttataatattttaaattatggcTGCATAATAAACAATCTTTCAATTAATTTACATGACAGTGGTTATACCAACAATGACAGTATTTGAACCTAAATTGGCTGCATATTTGAGTCTAATCTTATAACAAACTTAGAGAAAACCACGTAATTAGCTAAAACACGAACATTTGTGATTTTCCTGATTCACTCATATGCAGAGTTTTGTGAAATTGCTTCTACTTTGGCATAGACCCAATCATACATGGCACTGATACTGAACACTTTAAATACCGAGAACTTGAACTCGTATATCACCCAAAAATTACAAATGAGAGCAAGAGTATTTTCAAAAAGTACCTGTAGACACAACATTGGTGGCATGGTTGGAGACCTGCAGGCACTCTGCAGCGCTGTGATGCATTAtcagaggcagagagggagaagagtCAGAATTCAAGGGCACAAAGGTGTCTGAGGAAGCAAAGGCTTGGCAGCTCATACCCTCCAAGAGGCAAGAGAGCTGCCTGTCCCCTGTTCTACCAGAGCAGATCCTGCAGGATTGATGGCACCTCAAACTCTATTCCAGGATTTTACCTGGATATACACACAGAGGAGAGCTCCAGAGCACAAGGGAGGTCGTGTGCAGGTATTTATACCACTAGGAAATCCCTTTATCCATTTTAATGTCCTTTTCCCAGCATTATTGCTACCCTGCTACAGagcctccctccttcccacacaAACACAATACGTGTCCAATTAATGGGGGGGtgagggaagaagagggaaaCCAGAGACATGATTTGACAGGTATTTTAAATTAGGTCTTTTGTGGAGGACaatgaccagaaaaaaaaataaaagtatcgTCTCCAAAGTCGGTGGCAACAGAGAAGTGAGTTTAATACTAAGTAAGTTTCCACAGTTAACACCTGCCTCCAAAATCTCATCCAGGCAATTGTCTGGAAGGCAACCTGTCTGAGAGCTCAAACAGTCAATAGTCAAGAACCTATagcaaaataatctgaattaaGCTAATTCCCAGCAGTTGCACAGTGATCATTTGTCTTGACCTGTAGCAGTATAAGTCAGAGATGTGTAATATGAAGCAGCTGTAGCCAGAAGGAAGTTTTTGAACAGATAGCCTTCCATAAGCATGATGTCCTAAATGTTTATCTAAGATGAGCTCTTGACAGGGCATGGCTCATATTCCAAACTGGGTTAAGTGTCTGAACCAGAATTTTGACAACACAAACTTCAGACACATGAGATGGGAGCAATCATATTTGTTACTGCACTGTTTTTCACGTGTTACTGCAGAAAAGTGATATTGCATCGAGCCATTCTGTAGAACCCTTTATATTATCTTTAAGTGTGCTTTGGGAAAGGCTGTGTCTAAGATTGTGAAGCAATTTCAGAATGGCAAATTGCACATGTGCTTTAACAGTGGTTATCTACTACTTATACAGGTATTTTCAGATtgcaaaacatacaaaaaaccatcaaaataattattgcaATGCTATGGAAGATACTGTCATCAAATGAACCCCCATATGCATTACTTTGGGCTTGGCTCAATGTATCTTAATGTCTGTGGATTCatattcaaaaattattttagttattttcacctccttttctccctcagcAAGGGGCATGATAAATCTAACAGGGGCTCCCCTCCACATACCAGAGATTTGAAGCCATGGGAGAAAAAGAATAACTTTACACCCCTGTTTTTGACAGTTCTTTTTTCTCAAACCTCAACAGGTATAACTGTAGTGATTcagtaaacagaaaatttgcAGTTTCACTGTAAACTCATGTCGAGACACAAAGAAGCTGTAGCCTGTCCCCAGGTACAAGATGGAGCTCCAGATTTccatttcttccccaaaaaatggaaggagaagTAAGGAGAGTCTTACCCAGCTTTGCCCAGGTGCTCAGGCTTTCCAGACCTGTGGAGTTCAGTAGAGGGGTGCTTGTGGGCTCGTGGATGTTGCTCAcccacaggagctgggacagaTTTGGACTGGGAAAATCGAGTCGGTCAGGAGTCACAAGGTGCTGAACTTTCCTTCAGAGTGCAGCATAAATGTGTTCTGTGACACCATGCCAGACCCCATCTCAAATGAATTTTTTCATGCCCTGGATATTATTCATTATTGTGTTTCAGAGTACTGAATAAAAAACCTCCAGTTTTGCGTGTTTGTGCTTTATTACCTAATTCTTGCTAACAGCtttactatttttcattttgattatGACCAAGTTGCTGTAGTTGCATTCAGTTTCAAGTAAAGGcttttttgcataatttttgaGGATCCTGGAAAGCTGGATTGTTACAAATACTAGGTATTGGAAAGATTTCACATTCATCAGAGCtcatttctaatttctaataGCACCTCTCATAAAGCTTTGTTACCACCCTCCGTGGATAGCGTGCTAAGGCTGCAGATTGCCTGACCCAAAGTTACCCCATGGCTCCACAATTTGTAATTTCTTGGTCAGTTTTAAGACTCTGCCTCATGGCACACGGTTCAGCTGAAGGCTTCTGGCAGGAATTTTGGGTCGCTGACTGAAAGAGGTCATTCCTTCTCTGCACTTACAAGTTCTCTCAAAAGTTCAGTGGGAGTTTTCTGCCCTGAAACCCAGACCCCATTCTCCATTTGGACTGTGGTATGATGCTGGTGAATGTCACAGCGAATCCCATCTGCTTCCTGCTGGATCCTCAGTCCAACTGGCCTTTTGGGGGGCAATCACTTCTATAAGTAGAATGagggaaaatgaagattttaatgACTGAACCTTTTTTACACTGTCCTTTATTGGATAATTCTGAGCTTACCTTAATGTCTTTCCTGAGGTTGATTCCAATCCTTATTCCATGTCAGCAGGCTGATTCTTTGCCCCATAAATCTCTTCTGACTGAATAccaaaataatgaagaaagCCATCAAAAACCAACTGAGGGTTTTTAAGACAGCATTAAACTGTCTGTTTTAGTTGCCAGAAGATCCCTTC
This genomic interval carries:
- the POU1F1 gene encoding pituitary-specific positive transcription factor 1 — translated: MSCQAFASSDTFVPLNSDSSPSLPLIMHHSAAECLQVSNHATNVVSTVPSVFSLLPTRACSRVGFAAVTPGRPWPGLHYSVPSCHYGNQPSTYGVMAGIKPATPEMLSASLSQTRILQTCSMPHPNVVNGVSTLQSGLTPCLYKFPEHALSASPCALGHGFAPVPQPLLTDDPSATDFKQEFRRKSKSVEEPVDMDSPEIRELEKFANEFKLRRIKLGYTQTNVGEALAAVHGSEFSQTTICRFENLQLSFKNACKLKSILSKWLEEAEQVGALYNEKVGVNERKRKRRTTISIAAKEALERHFGEQSKPSSQEIMRMAEGLNLEKEVVRVWFCNRRQREKRVKTSLHQNAFSSIIKEHHECR